The DNA region CTCATCCTCTTCATCCGGAAGCGGGAGCTGGTTTTTCTGGTACATGGTATGGAACAGCGTATTTTCCTCCACCTTCAGACTGTAGATGGAGTAATGGGGAAGCCCGAGCTCCAGCGCTTTATCCACGCTTTCCGCCAGCATCTCCAAGGTTTGATTCGGCAGGCCGAACATCAGGTCGATGGACATGTTGTCAAAGCCCGCGGCTCTTGCGTTATCCAGGCTCCGGTATACATCATCCGTATCATGGATGCGTCCGATGCCGGACAACAGGCTGTTCTGGAAGGCCTGAACGCCGAAGCTGATCCGGTTAACCCCGCCTTCACGCATAACCTTAAGCTTCTCCGGGTCCGTTGTCCCGGGATTCGCTTCCATCGAGAACTCGATATCGTCCGACCACACCGGGAAATGCCGCTTTACGCTTTGCAGAAAATACTCCATTTCATCCGGCTTCAGAACCGTCGGCGTTCCCCCGCCCACAAAGATGCTCTTGATCGCCCCCGGCGGATGGGCCTTGACCGTCAATTCCATTTCGTGATCCAACGCCCGCAGATAGTCCATAACCGGCTGATCCTTCAGGACGTAGGAATTAAAATCGCAGTAAAAGCATTTATTCGTACAGAACGGAATATGGATGTACACCGCTTCCGTTCGTTGGTTATATGTCATTTCGTATTCGCCCCTTCTATGCTTGCCAGACTGGAGACTTCATTTACTATGTCCCCGGCACCTGTTCTAATGAAAGAAAAGGAAAGCCATAAAACCGGCTTTCCCATCATTCAGCTCCCAAAACAGGCATTATGAGGTTGCATGGCAGGCTGCAGCCTGATCGCTCAGGCACGGCCGCCTCGCTTGTTCCAATCCCTACTTATCGTCGATTTTCAGGACAGCCATGAAGGCTTCCTGCGGCACCTCGACGTTACCAACCTGCTTCATCCGCTTCTTCCCTTCCTTCTGCTTCTCCAGAAGCTTCCGTTTACGGGAAATATCGCCGCCGTAGCATTTCGCGAGGACGTTCTTGCGCATCGCCTTGACGGTTTCGCGGGCAACAACCTTCGTTCCGACCGATGCCTGGATCGGCACCTCGAACATCTGGCGCGGAATCAGCTCGCGCAGCTTCTCGCAGATCGCACGGCCCCGGTGGTAAGCGCGGTCCTTATGCACAATGAAGGACAAGGCGTCAACCTGCTCGCCGTTCAGCAGAATATCCATCTTCACTAGGTTGGATCTGCGGTATCCGGAGATTTCGTAGTCGAACGAAGCATAGCCCTTCGTACTCGACTTCAGCTGATCAAAGAAATCATACACGATCTCGGACAGCGGAATTTCATACGTAATCGTTACGCGCGTTGTATCCAGATACTCCATGTTGATGAATTCGCCGCGCTTGCCCTGGCACAGCTCCATAATCGCGCCGACATAATCATTCGGGACGATAATGGCCGCTTTGACATACGGCTCTTCCACATAATCGATCTTGCCGATCTCCGGATAGTGGGACGGGTTATCGATCTGCATCTGATCGCCGTTGGTCAGCGTCACGCGGTAGATTACGCTCGGCGCCGTCGTAATCAGCGGAATGTTGAATTCGCGCTCGATCCGCTCCTGGATGACGTCCATATGGAGCAGGCCCAAAAATCCGCAGCGGAAGCCGAAGCCAAGCGCGCTGGAGGTTTCCGGTTCAAAGCTCAAGGACGCATCGTTAAGCTGCAGCTTCTCCAGCGCTTCGCGCAAATCGTTGTAATCCGACGTTTCGATCGGGTACAGACCGCAGAATACCATCGGGTTGATCTTCCGGTAGCCTGGAAGAGGCTCGGCCGTCGGACGCTTCGCATCGGTTACCGTGTCACCGACGCGGGTATCCCCAACGCTCTTGATGCCGGCCACGATGAAGCCTACGTCGCCGACGTTGAGCTCGTCCACGATGCTCATGCGCGGCTTGAACGCGCCGACCTCGATGACCTCGAAGGTCTTGCCTGTCGCCATCAT from Paenibacillus ihbetae includes:
- the lepA gene encoding translation elongation factor 4, whose amino-acid sequence is MTDVQVRQQKIRNFCIIAHIDHGKSTLADRILEFTGALTSREMQEQVLDQMDLERERGITIKLQAVRLTYKADDGEEYILNLIDTPGHVDFTYEVSRSLAACEGALLVVDAAQGIEAQTLANVYLALDNDLEILPVINKIDLPSADPDRVKQEIEDVIGLDASEAVHASAKAGIGIKEILEQVVQKVPAPAGSPEEPLKALIFDSHYDPYRGVIVYVRVIDGSIKAGSMIKMMATGKTFEVIEVGAFKPRMSIVDELNVGDVGFIVAGIKSVGDTRVGDTVTDAKRPTAEPLPGYRKINPMVFCGLYPIETSDYNDLREALEKLQLNDASLSFEPETSSALGFGFRCGFLGLLHMDVIQERIEREFNIPLITTAPSVIYRVTLTNGDQMQIDNPSHYPEIGKIDYVEEPYVKAAIIVPNDYVGAIMELCQGKRGEFINMEYLDTTRVTITYEIPLSEIVYDFFDQLKSSTKGYASFDYEISGYRRSNLVKMDILLNGEQVDALSFIVHKDRAYHRGRAICEKLRELIPRQMFEVPIQASVGTKVVARETVKAMRKNVLAKCYGGDISRKRKLLEKQKEGKKRMKQVGNVEVPQEAFMAVLKIDDK
- the hemW gene encoding radical SAM family heme chaperone HemW; the protein is MTYNQRTEAVYIHIPFCTNKCFYCDFNSYVLKDQPVMDYLRALDHEMELTVKAHPPGAIKSIFVGGGTPTVLKPDEMEYFLQSVKRHFPVWSDDIEFSMEANPGTTDPEKLKVMREGGVNRISFGVQAFQNSLLSGIGRIHDTDDVYRSLDNARAAGFDNMSIDLMFGLPNQTLEMLAESVDKALELGLPHYSIYSLKVEENTLFHTMYQKNQLPLPDEEDELNMYLLLMERMKAAGYKQYEISNFAKPGYESRHNMTYWRNEDYYGLGAGAHGYINRQRHVNIKGVNPYNEAAKTGLPRLESFEVSREEAMEDFLMVGLRVLDGISRSRFEQQFDASLDEVFKRPLSKMVNAGLLETTEDGYRLSQKGILFGNEVFAEFIGTLSAN